In Phormidium yuhuli AB48, one genomic interval encodes:
- a CDS encoding TOBE domain-containing protein: MQVTEGNVLKGTIKHINVGTVNAEVTLEVNPGVEITAMVTKASVDTLQLSHGKDVYAVIQGSHVMIDVD, encoded by the coding sequence ATGCAAGTTACAGAAGGAAATGTTTTAAAAGGAACCATCAAGCATATCAACGTAGGAACGGTGAATGCTGAGGTGACCTTAGAGGTCAATCCAGGGGTAGAAATTACCGCCATGGTGACGAAAGCGTCGGTAGATACGTTGCAGTTGAGTCATGGAAAAGATGTTTATGCCGTCATTCAAGGAAGTCATGTCATGATTGATGTGGATTAA